Proteins found in one Nitratiruptor sp. SB155-2 genomic segment:
- a CDS encoding GGDEF domain-containing protein, translating to MENQKRCQILGKIEQDIRLTKEDLKEIGFIVKKVVSFMVKNDILMTPENYARWFELFCYVQENDLTLSDSEILQYYKQLFQKNPKKVHEIEDEEIHTKLKSIASSIEEKLSQIISTIDTHNDTLQDKTEALQEKEHQAADPEILKYLKEILQNLEELRMENSQLNEQLKKYYEEINHLRRELRDTKNKAEFDYLTELFNRRKFEEYFHKLLKEFNEGEGKPFSLIILDIDDFKQINDTYGHLLGDEVLKNLSSLIKTFLHSAHIPARIGGEEFAILLPETPLDEAKTIAERLRKTVENRTIPIAEGDLNFTVSIGVAQVQKGDTMDSLLKRADEALYEAKRNGKNMVIAK from the coding sequence ATGGAAAATCAAAAAAGATGCCAGATTCTTGGAAAAATAGAGCAAGATATTCGATTGACAAAAGAGGATCTCAAAGAGATAGGCTTCATTGTCAAAAAAGTTGTCAGTTTTATGGTCAAAAACGATATCTTGATGACTCCAGAAAATTATGCACGATGGTTTGAACTTTTTTGCTACGTACAAGAGAACGATCTAACATTGAGCGATAGCGAAATACTCCAGTACTATAAACAGCTTTTTCAAAAAAACCCAAAAAAAGTACATGAAATAGAGGATGAAGAGATCCATACCAAACTCAAATCCATAGCCAGTAGTATAGAAGAGAAGCTCTCTCAAATCATCTCTACCATCGATACACATAACGATACATTACAAGATAAAACAGAAGCGTTACAAGAAAAAGAGCATCAAGCAGCAGATCCGGAAATTTTAAAATATCTTAAAGAGATTCTTCAAAACTTGGAAGAATTAAGAATGGAAAACTCCCAGCTCAACGAGCAACTCAAAAAATATTATGAAGAGATCAATCATCTGCGAAGGGAACTCAGGGATACGAAAAACAAAGCCGAATTTGATTATTTGACAGAACTTTTCAACAGGCGCAAATTTGAAGAGTATTTTCATAAACTCCTGAAAGAGTTCAATGAAGGAGAAGGGAAACCTTTTTCTCTCATTATTCTTGATATCGACGATTTCAAGCAAATCAACGATACATATGGCCATCTTTTGGGGGATGAAGTACTAAAAAATCTCTCCAGCCTCATCAAGACATTCCTCCACTCTGCCCATATTCCCGCACGTATCGGTGGAGAAGAGTTCGCGATTTTGCTTCCGGAAACTCCTTTGGATGAAGCGAAAACCATTGCTGAGCGGCTACGAAAAACGGTAGAAAACAGGACCATACCCATAGCAGAAGGGGATCTGAATTTCACCGTAAGTATCGGCGTTGCCCAGGTCCAAAAAGGAGATACGATGGATTCGTTACTCAAAAGAGCAGATGAAGCGTTGTACGAGGCAAAAAGAAATGGAAAGAATATGGTGATAGCCAAATGA
- the rimO gene encoding 30S ribosomal protein S12 methylthiotransferase RimO: protein MSKKLHVVSLGCTKNLVDTEVMLARLPEYEITQIPEEADLIIVNTCGFIGPAKEESLQTVFDLHSRRKKDSTLVMAGCLSERYKEELQKEMPEVDIFTGVGDYAKIDELISQKKSSFSDQVYLIRSEERIITGSNYHAYIKLSEGCNQQCSFCAIPSFKGKLQSRPIEDIVQEIKNLVAKGYKDFTFVSQDSSSYLRDFGIQESLVDLIHAVEEIEGIMSARILYLYPSTTTPKMIDAIANSPVFVNYFEMPIQHISDSLLKKMKRGIGAQKTKELLYAMRAVPESFLRTSLIVGHPGESEEDFHELVEFLEDFEFDRINLFAYSDEEGTKAYEMEEKIPQEVIEERLAILDAIVKKQQMKSLEKDLGKTVECYLDGTSEESELLLSGRKKIWAPEVDGEILINDSEIDNLQIGNLYKVHINERLGDKLVGTVRA, encoded by the coding sequence ATGAGTAAAAAGCTTCATGTAGTATCCTTAGGATGTACCAAAAATCTTGTCGATACGGAAGTGATGCTCGCTCGACTGCCCGAGTATGAGATAACGCAAATCCCTGAGGAAGCTGATCTTATCATCGTCAATACCTGCGGTTTCATAGGTCCTGCAAAAGAGGAGAGCCTGCAAACCGTTTTTGATCTGCACAGCAGAAGAAAAAAAGACTCTACCCTCGTTATGGCGGGATGCCTCAGTGAACGATACAAAGAGGAACTCCAAAAAGAGATGCCAGAAGTGGATATTTTCACCGGAGTTGGCGATTACGCCAAGATCGATGAGTTGATTAGCCAGAAAAAAAGCAGTTTCAGCGATCAAGTCTATCTTATCCGATCCGAAGAGCGAATCATTACCGGCTCAAACTATCACGCCTACATCAAACTGAGCGAAGGGTGTAACCAGCAGTGCAGCTTCTGTGCCATACCTTCATTCAAAGGAAAACTCCAATCCCGTCCTATCGAAGATATCGTTCAAGAAATCAAAAACCTTGTGGCGAAAGGATACAAAGATTTCACTTTCGTCTCGCAAGACAGTAGCTCGTACTTGAGAGATTTCGGCATCCAGGAGAGTTTGGTGGATTTGATCCATGCGGTGGAAGAGATAGAGGGGATTATGAGTGCCAGAATTCTCTACCTCTATCCATCCACAACAACACCAAAAATGATCGATGCGATTGCAAACTCTCCTGTTTTTGTCAACTACTTCGAGATGCCTATACAGCATATCAGTGATTCTTTGCTTAAAAAGATGAAAAGAGGCATAGGAGCACAAAAGACAAAAGAGCTGCTTTATGCAATGCGGGCAGTTCCGGAGAGTTTTCTTCGAACGAGTCTTATCGTCGGTCATCCGGGCGAAAGCGAAGAAGATTTTCACGAACTTGTGGAGTTCTTGGAAGATTTTGAATTTGACAGGATCAATCTCTTTGCCTATAGCGATGAAGAGGGAACAAAAGCGTATGAAATGGAAGAGAAGATTCCACAAGAAGTGATAGAAGAGCGTCTGGCAATTTTGGATGCGATTGTGAAAAAACAGCAGATGAAAAGTCTCGAAAAAGATCTTGGCAAAACGGTTGAGTGCTATCTCGATGGAACGAGCGAAGAGAGCGAACTGCTTTTGAGTGGGCGTAAAAAGATATGGGCTCCCGAAGTTGACGGAGAGATTTTGATCAACGATAGCGAAATAGATAATCTTCAAATCGGTAATCTGTACAAAGTTCATATCAATGAGCGTTTAGGAGACAAGCTGGTTGGAACTGTCAGGGCTTGA
- the tilS gene encoding tRNA lysidine(34) synthetase TilS gives MELSGLDLLQGKKNLLAFSAGIDSTALFFLLLERNIDFDIAIVDYGLRSQSKDEVAYAVELAKKYTKKIYTKQVTIKPPSVEEKARNVRYQFFDEIIQQEGYHNLLTAHQLNDQLEWFLMQLGKGAGLCELVGMDIVTNRKGYKIVRPLLFVQKSELKSYLETKKIPYYIDESNLQDSYFRNYIRHNFGDPFMKRFGDGIKKSFHYLLEDKKILEEKIQIHSYKELYFATNTHNDYMNKRILDRLFKKLGYLLSSAQKEEILRQKEGVIASKYAFAITQEWIIVAPFVQKKMDKKSKEVLRKAKIPKSLRGYILSASIPADFFQTYTDR, from the coding sequence TTGGAACTGTCAGGGCTTGACCTATTACAAGGGAAAAAAAATCTTCTCGCTTTTTCAGCAGGAATCGATTCTACCGCTCTTTTTTTCCTTTTGCTGGAGAGAAATATCGATTTTGATATTGCTATCGTCGATTACGGACTTCGATCCCAAAGCAAGGATGAAGTGGCATACGCCGTTGAACTGGCAAAAAAATATACAAAAAAGATCTATACAAAACAGGTAACCATAAAGCCTCCATCTGTTGAAGAAAAAGCACGAAATGTCCGATACCAGTTTTTCGATGAGATTATCCAACAAGAGGGATACCACAATCTCCTTACTGCCCACCAGCTCAATGATCAACTGGAATGGTTTTTGATGCAGCTTGGCAAAGGAGCAGGTCTATGCGAACTTGTCGGTATGGATATTGTCACAAACCGCAAGGGTTACAAGATCGTTAGACCACTGCTCTTTGTCCAAAAATCTGAACTGAAAAGCTATCTTGAGACCAAAAAAATCCCCTATTATATAGATGAGAGTAATTTGCAAGACTCTTATTTTCGAAATTATATACGGCACAATTTCGGTGATCCTTTCATGAAGCGTTTCGGTGATGGCATCAAAAAAAGCTTTCATTACCTTTTGGAAGATAAAAAAATCTTAGAAGAGAAGATACAAATCCACAGCTACAAAGAGCTCTATTTCGCCACCAACACACACAATGACTATATGAATAAAAGAATTCTTGATCGGCTTTTTAAAAAACTTGGCTATCTGCTCAGCAGTGCGCAAAAAGAGGAGATTCTCAGACAAAAGGAGGGCGTCATCGCTTCGAAATATGCATTTGCCATAACACAAGAGTGGATTATCGTTGCGCCTTTCGTACAAAAAAAGATGGATAAAAAAAGCAAAGAAGTTTTGAGAAAAGCAAAAATCCCCAAATCTCTTCGAGGATATATACTTAGTGCTTCGATTCCTGCTGATTTTTTCCAAACGTATACAGACCGATAA
- a CDS encoding lysophospholipid acyltransferase family protein: MKKETKRKIFSLLLPPIGAFFIRLLYLTCKKEFIIEGELPQKPFIVAFWHGELLMMPFLYKKIRQNHPIAVMISEHFDGELIAKTIRHFGLESIRGSTKKGGARVMISAMKKMKAGYDIAITPDGPRGPRHSVAPGIVALAQKMQAPIVVFHYSANRFWQLGSWDRFMIPKPFSKLTFYVRQPLTVDDMSEGEAKAYIKKQMLQYSNEL; the protein is encoded by the coding sequence ATGAAAAAAGAGACAAAAAGAAAAATTTTCTCTCTCCTTCTCCCTCCCATAGGCGCATTTTTTATACGCTTGCTTTATCTTACTTGCAAAAAAGAGTTCATTATAGAAGGGGAACTCCCTCAAAAACCTTTCATCGTTGCCTTTTGGCACGGTGAGCTTTTGATGATGCCTTTTTTATATAAAAAAATAAGACAAAATCATCCTATCGCTGTTATGATCAGTGAGCATTTCGATGGAGAACTTATTGCAAAAACGATACGCCATTTTGGTTTGGAATCTATACGAGGCTCTACGAAAAAGGGTGGGGCTAGAGTTATGATATCTGCCATGAAAAAAATGAAAGCCGGATATGATATCGCCATCACTCCTGATGGACCGCGAGGACCAAGACATAGCGTGGCTCCAGGAATTGTTGCGTTAGCGCAAAAAATGCAGGCTCCTATCGTCGTTTTCCATTATAGTGCCAATCGTTTTTGGCAACTTGGCAGTTGGGATCGATTTATGATTCCAAAACCTTTTTCAAAACTCACTTTTTATGTCCGACAACCGTTAACGGTAGATGATATGAGCGAAGGCGAAGCTAAAGCATATATAAAGAAGCAAATGCTACAATATAGCAACGAGCTGTAA
- the miaB gene encoding tRNA (N6-isopentenyl adenosine(37)-C2)-methylthiotransferase MiaB, with protein MKKRLYIETLGCAMNVRDSEHIIAELTQKEDYELTQNLQEADLILINTCSVREKPVHKLFSEIGYFNKKKKEGAKIGVCGCTASHLGEEIIKKAPYVSFVLGARNVSKIRDVIKQEKAVEVDIDYDESTYAFSDFRTSPYKAFINISIGCDKKCTFCIVPNTRGEEISIPPELILQEVRRAVDTGAKEIFLLGQNVNNYGRSFSDKARKVDFTDLLRMVSEIDGVRRIRFTSPHPLHMDDKFLQEFATNPKICKSMHMPLQSGSTKVLRDMKRGYTKEWFLDRAMKLREMVPEVHISTDIIVGFPGESEEDFADTIDVVQKVRFEQIFSFKYSPRPLTPAKDYENQIPDEVASRRLSYLQDLHLQMLDSISEQEKDKVYEVYFEELKPGGYVAGRTDNNWIVKVKGSEELLGEFKSVRITKPGRLSLEGELVG; from the coding sequence ATGAAAAAGCGACTCTATATCGAAACTTTAGGATGTGCAATGAATGTTCGCGATAGCGAACATATCATTGCAGAACTTACTCAAAAAGAGGATTACGAGCTTACGCAAAATCTCCAAGAAGCCGATCTTATTTTGATCAATACCTGTTCTGTCAGAGAGAAGCCGGTTCACAAGCTCTTTAGTGAAATCGGATATTTCAATAAAAAGAAAAAAGAGGGTGCAAAGATTGGTGTTTGCGGTTGCACAGCGAGCCATTTAGGAGAAGAGATTATCAAAAAAGCACCCTATGTGAGTTTTGTTCTGGGTGCAAGAAATGTTTCAAAGATAAGAGATGTCATCAAACAAGAAAAAGCGGTCGAGGTCGATATTGATTATGACGAGAGTACCTATGCATTCAGCGATTTTCGAACGTCTCCTTATAAAGCGTTTATCAACATCTCCATAGGATGCGATAAAAAATGTACATTCTGTATCGTTCCAAATACAAGAGGTGAAGAGATTTCCATCCCGCCCGAACTCATACTCCAAGAAGTTCGAAGAGCGGTTGATACGGGAGCCAAAGAGATATTTTTGCTAGGGCAAAATGTCAACAACTATGGAAGAAGTTTTAGTGACAAAGCAAGAAAAGTAGACTTCACCGATCTTTTGCGAATGGTGAGTGAGATCGATGGAGTGCGAAGAATACGTTTTACATCACCCCATCCTTTGCATATGGATGATAAATTTTTACAAGAGTTTGCTACAAACCCAAAAATCTGTAAATCGATGCATATGCCTTTGCAAAGTGGCAGTACGAAAGTGCTTCGGGATATGAAGAGAGGATATACGAAAGAGTGGTTTTTGGATAGGGCTATGAAGCTTCGCGAGATGGTCCCGGAGGTTCATATCTCGACGGATATTATCGTCGGTTTTCCGGGGGAGAGCGAAGAGGATTTTGCCGATACGATCGATGTGGTTCAAAAGGTGCGATTTGAGCAGATTTTCAGTTTCAAGTACTCCCCAAGGCCATTGACTCCTGCAAAAGATTACGAAAATCAGATTCCTGATGAAGTAGCGAGTAGAAGGCTATCCTATTTGCAAGACCTTCATCTACAGATGCTTGACAGTATCAGTGAGCAAGAAAAAGACAAAGTGTACGAAGTCTATTTTGAAGAACTCAAACCTGGAGGATATGTAGCGGGCCGAACGGACAACAACTGGATTGTGAAGGTGAAAGGAAGTGAGGAGCTGCTGGGTGAGTTTAAAAGTGTACGGATCACAAAACCTGGAAGATTGTCTCTTGAAGGAGAGCTTGTAGGCTAA
- a CDS encoding HP0268 family nuclease: MELKLARQELSGKPKTISVEKIEEAVQKEGNKIFYFDRENSHKDLVELVEHFEEKGYSVYFREVKYGLDENDYIYEVHILA; this comes from the coding sequence ATGGAACTCAAACTTGCACGTCAGGAGCTGAGTGGCAAACCAAAAACGATCAGTGTGGAAAAAATAGAAGAAGCGGTACAAAAAGAGGGAAACAAGATATTTTATTTTGACAGGGAAAACTCCCATAAGGATCTAGTAGAACTTGTCGAACACTTTGAAGAAAAAGGCTATAGCGTCTATTTTCGAGAAGTCAAATATGGTTTGGATGAGAATGACTATATCTATGAGGTGCATATATTAGCATGA
- the nusA gene encoding transcription termination factor NusA yields MEKIVDIIDSIAHEKGLPVEQVKEAIQKAFENTAKKVLGEDLEFEAEIDPDTKSIKVFQKILVVEDGDERATQEPERYITLSEAKEIDPNVEVGDELRYPVEFEKLGRTAAMRLHNEIEFHIQRLMEQQLFEKYKQRIGTIISGTVTRVDEEENTYVEIDEVKGILPKRYRIKGEFFKPGDVVKAILKRVVFDKINGIYLELSRTTPKFLEELLKLEVPEIKDGLVTIEKVARIPGERAKVAVNSHSPKIDPVGACVGVRGVRINAVSKELRGENIDCIEYSPIPEIFVARSLSPAIITSVKIEGDKAIVTLPSDQKSKAIGKSGINIRLASMLTGYEIELIETEGSAEKGSETEEKKEEPTITLQDLFKE; encoded by the coding sequence ATGGAAAAAATAGTCGATATTATAGATTCTATTGCCCATGAAAAAGGGCTGCCAGTCGAACAAGTCAAAGAGGCGATTCAAAAAGCATTTGAAAATACGGCGAAAAAAGTTCTCGGAGAAGATCTGGAATTCGAAGCAGAAATCGATCCAGATACAAAATCGATTAAGGTTTTTCAAAAAATTTTGGTCGTAGAAGATGGGGATGAACGGGCAACGCAAGAACCGGAGCGTTACATTACCCTCTCTGAAGCCAAAGAGATAGATCCCAATGTAGAAGTGGGCGATGAGCTGCGTTATCCTGTGGAATTCGAAAAACTTGGCAGAACGGCAGCCATGCGTTTGCATAACGAGATAGAGTTTCATATCCAACGCCTTATGGAACAGCAGCTCTTTGAAAAATATAAACAAAGAATAGGTACCATCATCAGTGGTACCGTAACACGTGTGGATGAAGAAGAGAACACCTATGTAGAAATTGATGAAGTCAAAGGGATACTTCCTAAAAGATATCGCATCAAAGGCGAGTTCTTTAAACCGGGAGATGTGGTCAAAGCAATATTGAAGCGTGTAGTTTTTGACAAAATCAACGGCATCTACTTGGAACTTTCACGAACAACACCAAAATTTTTGGAAGAGCTTTTGAAACTGGAAGTCCCTGAAATCAAAGACGGACTCGTTACAATCGAAAAAGTTGCAAGAATCCCAGGTGAAAGGGCAAAAGTTGCGGTCAACTCCCACAGCCCGAAAATCGATCCAGTAGGAGCCTGCGTGGGTGTCAGAGGGGTTCGCATCAATGCAGTAAGCAAGGAGCTTCGAGGCGAAAACATTGACTGCATCGAATATTCGCCTATCCCTGAAATTTTTGTAGCAAGAAGCCTCTCGCCTGCCATTATCACTTCCGTAAAAATTGAGGGAGACAAAGCTATCGTCACCCTTCCTAGTGATCAAAAAAGTAAAGCTATCGGGAAAAGTGGTATCAATATACGTCTCGCTTCCATGCTTACAGGCTATGAAATAGAACTGATCGAAACCGAAGGATCAGCTGAAAAAGGAAGCGAAACAGAAGAGAAAAAAGAGGAGCCAACAATCACCCTACAAGATCTTTTCAAAGAATAG
- a CDS encoding ABC transporter permease, whose product MRKLLISKLFYLVWMMLLISLISFFAIHLAPNSFFSAGELNPNITKETLEHLKSIYGLDKPLWQQYLSWLSAMLHFDFGISFASGKPVIDEIMDRIGVTLGINLTAMICIFFLSLYLGIKSALKSGSWLDRAIQQLSLLSFSMPSFYLALLLIIFFSVKLQLFPLAGLHSMEPKEGLDYYLDIAWHLVLPVFVVIFVGFGTLTQYVRSLVIEILKSDYIFFAKARGATQKTIIKNFVLPNLKPPIVTVLGLSLPGIIGGSVILESIFSINGMGLLFYQAALSRDYPVIMGIMIITAFLTLLGNILADIALLKLNPYAK is encoded by the coding sequence ATGAGAAAACTTCTTATCAGTAAGCTCTTCTACCTTGTGTGGATGATGCTTCTGATATCGCTCATCTCATTTTTTGCCATACATCTTGCACCCAACTCTTTTTTCAGTGCGGGTGAACTCAATCCAAACATCACAAAAGAGACGTTAGAGCATCTTAAATCTATTTATGGCCTTGATAAACCTCTTTGGCAGCAATATCTCTCATGGCTTAGCGCGATGCTTCATTTTGACTTTGGGATCTCTTTTGCTTCGGGTAAACCGGTCATTGACGAGATAATGGATCGAATCGGAGTGACACTTGGGATCAATCTGACCGCTATGATTTGTATCTTTTTTCTATCACTCTATTTGGGTATCAAATCCGCTTTAAAAAGCGGTTCATGGCTCGACAGAGCGATTCAGCAACTCTCACTGCTTTCATTCTCTATGCCATCCTTTTATCTTGCACTTTTGCTCATCATCTTTTTTTCCGTGAAATTGCAGCTCTTTCCGTTGGCGGGCCTTCACTCTATGGAGCCAAAAGAGGGGCTCGATTATTATCTCGATATCGCTTGGCATCTGGTATTGCCTGTATTCGTGGTCATTTTTGTGGGATTTGGAACATTGACGCAGTATGTACGTTCACTTGTAATCGAGATTTTAAAAAGTGATTATATCTTTTTTGCAAAAGCCCGTGGCGCTACGCAAAAAACCATCATAAAAAACTTTGTTCTGCCAAATCTAAAGCCCCCTATAGTTACCGTTTTAGGTTTGTCTCTTCCAGGAATCATCGGAGGAAGCGTTATTTTAGAATCGATCTTTTCCATCAATGGAATGGGTCTTCTTTTTTATCAGGCCGCACTTTCAAGAGACTATCCGGTTATTATGGGCATCATGATCATTACTGCATTTTTGACGCTTTTAGGCAATATATTGGCGGATATCGCGCTTTTGAAGCTCAATCCCTACGCAAAGTAG
- a CDS encoding DUF3157 family protein, with the protein MKKIASTLFIAATLFAGNYITLDNGKVIELKPDGTWQEVKVVKKGSQTIAIKPNGTWEKVEASKIEAANKLQTAVDKKYKDEPLVKTLLGKWSGDGISYSFTSDKAVFKMKVGHNYKTITGKWIVENVDKNKKIVTVNIGEGARLGFLTFGGDIRKLRIVDSNTIEDITDRFDGKVYTLHKIQ; encoded by the coding sequence ATGAAAAAAATAGCCTCGACTTTGTTCATTGCAGCAACATTGTTTGCGGGTAATTACATCACTCTCGATAACGGGAAAGTGATCGAACTCAAACCTGACGGTACATGGCAAGAAGTAAAGGTTGTCAAAAAAGGTTCCCAAACCATTGCCATCAAACCAAACGGAACATGGGAAAAGGTAGAAGCTTCCAAAATAGAAGCGGCGAACAAACTTCAAACGGCAGTGGATAAAAAGTATAAAGATGAGCCACTTGTAAAAACTTTGCTTGGTAAATGGTCCGGCGATGGCATAAGTTATAGTTTTACATCCGATAAGGCAGTATTCAAGATGAAAGTTGGCCATAATTATAAAACGATTACGGGTAAGTGGATCGTTGAAAACGTTGACAAAAACAAAAAGATTGTTACCGTTAACATCGGAGAGGGTGCGAGACTTGGATTTTTGACATTTGGTGGCGATATTCGAAAGTTGAGAATTGTTGATTCCAACACTATCGAAGATATTACTGACAGATTTGACGGAAAAGTCTATACGCTTCACAAAATTCAATGA
- the fabI gene encoding enoyl-ACP reductase FabI — MGLMEGKKGLIVGVANNKSIAYGIAKACHREGAELGFTYLNDAIKKRVEPIANELGSDKIYELDVSKPEHFENLQKSIEIDFGKIDFLVHSVAFAPREALDGRFVNTSKEAFEIAMNISVYSLLELTRTVLPYMNEGGSVLTLSYLGAVRYIPHYNVMGVAKAALEASVRYLAADLGPQGIRVNAVSAGPIKTLAASGIGDFRTILKWNEVNAPLRKNVTIDEVGNSAMYLLSDLASGVTGEVHYVDAGYHIMGLAEVEEIDGKTCILWDRLK; from the coding sequence ATGGGTTTGATGGAAGGGAAAAAGGGCCTGATCGTAGGGGTGGCAAACAACAAATCGATTGCCTACGGCATAGCAAAAGCGTGTCATCGAGAGGGTGCGGAACTGGGTTTTACCTATCTCAATGATGCCATCAAAAAAAGGGTAGAGCCGATTGCCAATGAACTTGGAAGCGATAAAATCTATGAACTTGATGTCAGTAAACCGGAGCATTTTGAAAATCTTCAAAAGTCTATCGAGATAGATTTTGGAAAGATTGATTTCTTGGTGCATTCTGTGGCCTTCGCGCCAAGAGAAGCTCTTGATGGGCGATTCGTCAATACGAGTAAAGAGGCTTTTGAGATTGCCATGAATATCTCTGTCTATTCTCTTTTGGAACTCACCCGGACGGTATTGCCTTATATGAATGAGGGGGGAAGCGTACTGACGCTTAGCTATCTCGGAGCTGTTCGATACATTCCACACTATAATGTCATGGGTGTAGCAAAAGCGGCCCTTGAGGCGAGTGTACGCTATCTTGCAGCTGACCTTGGCCCGCAAGGAATTCGCGTCAATGCAGTAAGCGCCGGACCTATCAAGACGCTGGCAGCAAGCGGAATAGGTGATTTTCGAACGATTCTCAAATGGAACGAAGTCAACGCACCCCTTCGAAAAAACGTTACGATCGATGAAGTGGGCAATAGTGCGATGTATCTACTCAGTGATCTTGCCAGCGGAGTGACAGGGGAAGTACACTATGTAGATGCTGGATATCACATCATGGGACTGGCAGAAGTAGAAGAGATTGATGGCAAAACCTGTATACTTTGGGATCGCTTAAAATAA
- a CDS encoding triose-phosphate isomerase, translated as MILAANFKMNHTRASTKAYIERLNAYGKQTDIDIAVFPPATALDQYETFADIGAQNAYAAEHGSFTGEIGLQQLQEFGIETVLLGHSERRHIFYESQEMIARKFAFYKERGFTIYYCLGETLQTRKKGFEAIRELLQSQLEGIDTAYENFVIAYEPVWAIGTGVAAKPEEIEEVLAYLASLTDAPLLYGGSVKPANIKEVLSIPKCDGALIGTASWDVENFIKMIEIAKEMR; from the coding sequence ATGATACTTGCAGCAAACTTCAAGATGAATCACACTAGAGCTTCGACGAAAGCGTATATCGAGAGGCTCAATGCATATGGAAAGCAAACAGATATCGATATAGCCGTATTTCCTCCTGCAACTGCTCTTGATCAGTATGAAACGTTTGCAGATATTGGAGCGCAAAATGCATACGCTGCCGAACACGGCTCTTTTACAGGCGAAATAGGGTTGCAGCAACTTCAAGAATTTGGCATTGAAACCGTTCTTCTGGGACATAGTGAGCGAAGACATATATTTTACGAATCACAAGAGATGATTGCAAGAAAGTTTGCATTCTATAAGGAACGGGGTTTTACGATCTACTACTGTCTTGGGGAGACCCTTCAAACGAGAAAAAAAGGTTTTGAAGCAATTCGAGAGCTTTTACAAAGTCAGCTTGAAGGTATCGATACAGCTTATGAAAATTTCGTTATCGCCTATGAACCTGTATGGGCTATCGGTACGGGAGTTGCTGCAAAACCGGAAGAGATAGAAGAGGTTTTGGCTTATCTTGCATCACTGACAGATGCTCCACTTCTATATGGTGGCAGTGTGAAACCGGCAAATATCAAAGAGGTACTTTCCATACCAAAATGTGATGGAGCGCTTATCGGCACGGCAAGTTGGGATGTAGAGAATTTTATAAAGATGATAGAAATAGCAAAGGAGATGAGATAA